In Bacteroidia bacterium, one genomic interval encodes:
- a CDS encoding dihydrolipoamide acetyltransferase family protein, with protein MSQVELKMPKMGESVAEATITKWLKKEGDSVEQDEPILEIATDKVDSEVPSTTAGILVKQLYNEGDVVAVGKSIAIIGDSASSAAPIPSAPKAEEVKIAPAPVLSTQPAAAASMGVSSSKFYSPLVKNIAQQENVSSAELDAITGTGAEGRVTKKDILQFIENRKSGNGQIAKTTSAESVPSATIQQTKAPAAIPMTDGDVEIIEMDRMRKLIADHMVMSKHTSPHVTSFVEADVTNMVLWRNKVKNDFEKREKEKITFTPLFIEAIVRAIKDFPMINCSLDGTKILLKKNINIGMATALPSGNLIVPVIKNADRMNLVGLTKSVNDLSGRARKNKLSPDEIAGGTFTLTNVGTFGNVMGTPIINQPQVAILAVGAIRKKPAVIETEFGDTIGIRQMMFLSLSYDHRIVDGSLGGSFLRKVADYLEQFDINRNLL; from the coding sequence ATGTCACAAGTTGAATTGAAGATGCCTAAAATGGGCGAAAGTGTTGCTGAGGCAACAATTACTAAATGGTTAAAAAAAGAAGGAGATAGCGTTGAACAGGATGAACCAATTCTTGAAATTGCAACAGATAAAGTTGACTCTGAAGTGCCTTCTACAACAGCAGGAATATTAGTAAAACAATTATATAACGAAGGCGATGTTGTTGCCGTTGGAAAATCCATAGCTATTATTGGTGATTCTGCATCATCTGCAGCGCCTATTCCATCAGCCCCTAAGGCAGAAGAGGTAAAAATTGCACCTGCACCTGTATTATCAACACAACCGGCTGCTGCTGCAAGCATGGGAGTTTCATCGTCAAAATTCTATTCACCATTAGTAAAAAATATTGCACAACAGGAAAATGTTTCTTCAGCAGAGTTAGATGCCATTACCGGCACCGGTGCCGAAGGTCGTGTAACTAAAAAAGATATTCTTCAATTTATTGAGAACAGAAAATCCGGCAATGGGCAGATAGCAAAAACTACATCAGCAGAATCTGTACCGTCTGCAACAATTCAACAAACCAAAGCACCTGCAGCCATACCAATGACTGATGGAGATGTTGAGATTATTGAAATGGACAGAATGCGGAAATTGATTGCAGACCACATGGTCATGTCAAAGCATACCAGCCCGCATGTGACATCTTTTGTAGAGGCAGATGTTACCAATATGGTATTATGGCGTAATAAAGTCAAAAATGATTTTGAGAAAAGAGAGAAAGAAAAAATCACCTTCACACCATTGTTTATAGAAGCAATAGTACGTGCCATAAAAGATTTTCCGATGATTAACTGTTCTCTTGACGGCACAAAAATACTTCTCAAGAAAAACATTAATATAGGTATGGCAACTGCATTACCGAGTGGCAACCTGATTGTTCCGGTGATAAAAAATGCCGACAGAATGAATCTTGTTGGATTAACAAAGTCAGTAAATGACTTGAGTGGAAGAGCACGCAAAAACAAACTTTCACCTGATGAAATTGCAGGTGGCACTTTTACATTGACCAATGTAGGTACTTTTGGAAATGTTATGGGTACACCAATTATCAACCAGCCACAAGTTGCCATTTTGGCTGTAGGTGCCATTCGTAAAAAACCTGCTGTAATTGAAACCGAATTTGGTGACACAATCGGTATCCGTCAAATGATGTTCCTCTCTTTATCTTATGACCATCGAATTGTTGATGGAAGTCTTGGCGGTAGTTTTCTTCGTAAAGTAGCTGACTATCTTGAACAGTTTGATATTAACAGAAATTTATTGTAA
- a CDS encoding tetratricopeptide repeat protein, whose amino-acid sequence MRFLFAFIPLLWLNVAVAQQSKKLEKKVALGKDQVSELKKAGAEYFKSDNYKSALPIYKQLQQNDPNNTEFNYRLGICYLYTNVNKKSAAGFLIKAAEGKDVPKDVYYYTGRALLILEETDDAADAFEKFKIAHGGKVNAKLNLENNVEWCYHFRDMKKTPVAVNFTNLGKLVNSPNNDYRPVCDMLGNNIYFSSNRKGNIGAIVDGYGEIISDGYYTKRDTGFSKAKNLGTSINTMYYEEPLQLNANGDKLLISKEGGSISSPLYTAELNGKSFEKAVAINKFPASRVDGACMTDDGKTIYFSADIKGGKGGKDIWMTTLNSKNEWSAPVNLGDAVNTKYDEINPWLFFDNQTLFFASEGHNSIGGFDIFYSTKPHESMDWSAAKNVGYPLNTTDDDKYFSLTADCKTGFVSKATENGFGELDIVKFVCANPIIKQEKVVCDFTFLKADGAFARDANCLIIRNDTGESSGVKTINGSNGKLYVYLSPGNYKVKVKGVKSGRADEDFIITGNEPKMQLVKTFKLTPPVKEGK is encoded by the coding sequence ATGAGATTTTTATTTGCCTTTATTCCATTACTCTGGCTGAATGTTGCAGTTGCACAACAATCTAAAAAGCTGGAAAAAAAAGTTGCTTTAGGAAAAGATCAGGTTTCTGAATTGAAAAAAGCAGGTGCAGAATATTTTAAGAGTGATAACTACAAATCGGCACTGCCCATTTATAAACAACTTCAGCAAAACGACCCGAACAATACTGAGTTTAATTACAGACTTGGCATCTGTTATTTATACACCAATGTAAACAAAAAATCAGCTGCAGGTTTTCTGATAAAAGCAGCCGAAGGAAAAGATGTTCCAAAAGATGTGTATTATTATACCGGTCGTGCTCTCCTCATTCTTGAAGAGACTGATGATGCAGCAGATGCTTTTGAGAAATTTAAAATAGCTCATGGCGGAAAAGTTAATGCAAAACTAAATCTTGAAAACAATGTGGAATGGTGCTATCACTTCCGTGATATGAAGAAAACACCTGTTGCAGTAAACTTTACCAATTTGGGTAAATTGGTTAATTCACCAAATAACGATTACAGACCTGTTTGTGATATGCTTGGCAACAATATTTACTTCAGCTCAAACAGAAAAGGAAACATCGGGGCCATTGTTGATGGATATGGCGAAATAATTTCAGACGGATATTATACAAAAAGAGATACGGGCTTCAGTAAAGCCAAAAATCTTGGCACCAGTATCAACACCATGTACTATGAAGAACCTTTACAATTAAATGCAAACGGTGATAAATTGTTGATTTCTAAAGAAGGTGGCAGCATTTCATCTCCATTATATACAGCAGAACTCAACGGAAAATCCTTCGAGAAAGCAGTAGCAATAAATAAATTTCCAGCTTCAAGAGTTGATGGCGCCTGCATGACAGATGATGGAAAAACGATTTATTTTTCAGCAGATATTAAAGGCGGAAAAGGCGGAAAAGACATCTGGATGACAACCTTAAACAGTAAAAATGAGTGGTCAGCACCGGTGAATCTTGGTGATGCTGTAAATACAAAATATGATGAAATAAACCCTTGGTTGTTTTTTGATAATCAGACATTATTTTTTGCATCAGAAGGGCATAATAGCATTGGTGGATTTGATATTTTTTATAGTACCAAGCCACATGAATCTATGGATTGGAGTGCTGCAAAAAATGTCGGCTATCCTTTAAATACTACTGACGATGATAAATATTTCTCCTTAACTGCCGACTGTAAAACAGGTTTTGTAAGTAAGGCTACTGAAAATGGTTTTGGTGAACTGGATATTGTAAAATTTGTGTGTGCCAACCCAATCATTAAACAAGAAAAAGTTGTTTGTGATTTTACATTTCTAAAGGCTGATGGTGCTTTTGCACGTGACGCAAATTGTTTGATTATCAGAAACGATACCGGTGAATCATCAGGAGTGAAAACAATAAACGGCTCAAACGGTAAACTCTATGTTTATCTCAGTCCTGGAAATTATAAGGTTAAAGTAAAAGGTGTAAAGTCTGGTCGTGCCGATGAAGATTTTATCATCACAGGCAATGAACCTAAAATGCAATTGGTAAAAACTTTTAAACTTACCCCTCCGGTTAAAGAAGGAAAATAA
- a CDS encoding exonuclease domain-containing protein: MNLKLYRPLAFFDLETTGVVIGMDRIVELGILKILPDGTKTNKTWRINPEMHIPEAVSKIHGIYDKDVADCPTFKEVANDVNHYLQNVDLAGYNSNRFDVPLLVDEFLRAGIEFDIRDRKLIDVQHIFHKMEQRTLIAAYKFYCNKELIDAHSAEADVRATYEVLEAQLERYSDQLQPDASFLHSFCNNIKNVDLAGRIVYDDKKREVFNFGKYKGRLVTDVFKTDPSYYDWMLKGDFSRDTKQVVTALRLREREN, from the coding sequence ATGAATCTGAAGCTATATAGACCGCTTGCTTTTTTTGATCTTGAAACTACAGGAGTAGTAATTGGTATGGACAGAATTGTCGAATTGGGAATCTTAAAAATTCTTCCCGATGGTACAAAGACCAATAAAACCTGGCGTATAAATCCTGAAATGCACATTCCTGAAGCCGTATCAAAAATTCATGGTATATATGATAAAGATGTTGCAGACTGCCCTACTTTTAAAGAAGTGGCAAACGATGTAAATCATTATCTGCAAAATGTTGACCTTGCCGGATATAATTCAAACCGGTTTGATGTGCCTTTGCTGGTTGATGAATTTTTAAGAGCAGGTATTGAATTTGACATACGTGACCGAAAATTAATTGATGTGCAGCACATCTTTCATAAAATGGAACAACGCACATTGATTGCTGCATATAAATTCTATTGCAATAAAGAGTTAATTGACGCACATTCTGCAGAAGCAGATGTTAGAGCAACCTATGAAGTTCTGGAAGCGCAACTGGAACGATATAGCGATCAGCTACAACCTGATGCATCATTTCTGCACTCATTTTGTAATAACATCAAAAACGTTGATTTGGCGGGAAGAATAGTGTATGATGACAAAAAGCGCGAAGTATTTAATTTTGGGAAATATAAAGGCCGCCTGGTAACTGACGTTTTTAAAACCGACCCGAGCTATTATGACTGGATGCTTAAAGGTGATTTTTCAAGAGATACCAAACAAGTTGTAACGGCATTACGCTTACGCGAAAGAGAAAACTAA
- a CDS encoding bifunctional (p)ppGpp synthetase/guanosine-3',5'-bis(diphosphate) 3'-pyrophosphohydrolase, producing the protein MGSENNSDKNNLPAVTDSGKGRKDAIDLEAEKKEISKRYRHLLRACKSNLDKKDKKLIRLAFDTALEAHKDMRRKSGEPYIYHPIAVAQIVAEEIGLRSAIPVVCALLHDTVEDTYLTLEDIRDLFGPVAEQIIDGLTKIAGVFDHTSSLQAENFRKMLLTLSVDVRVILIKLADRLHNMRTLGSMARDKQLKIASETAYLYAPLAHRLGLYNVKTELDDLALKYTEPEVYKSIADKLRESKRERDKFIAEFIHPIKDELNHQGFKFEIKGRPKSIHSIWEKMKKQGVTFEEIYDLFAIRIIIDTPQNQEKADCWKVYSIVTDSYRPNPDRLRDWISTPKSNGYEALHTTVMSEQGKWVEVQIRSQRMNETAEKGFAAHWKYKESSQESALDEWLTRIREMLENPDSNALDFVDDFKLNLFADEIFVFTPKGDLKTLPVNSTALDFAYEIHTDIGSRCIGAKINHRLVPISHKLNSGDQVEILTSDKQRPKEDWLSFVITAKAKGRIKSALKDEKRILGEQGKEIFDRKIKHLKIPAAEVNMNDILLYYKLPNVLELYYRIAMDAVDLKQLREAVNYKDQRVRNTRTEPTLEDLVTQARGTSDMLVIGENLNKIDYKLSPCCNPIPGDDVFGFITINDGIKIHRVNCPNAMQLMSNYAYRIVKAKWTGQEQISFLAGIRITGMDDVGVVNNITKVISSELKVNMRSISIESNEGLFEGTIMLFVHDTEHLTKLMKKLSSLSGILNVTRIT; encoded by the coding sequence ATGGGTTCCGAAAATAATTCAGATAAAAATAATCTTCCTGCTGTTACCGATTCAGGAAAAGGCAGAAAAGATGCTATTGACCTTGAAGCAGAGAAAAAAGAAATCAGTAAGCGCTATCGGCATCTATTACGTGCCTGCAAATCCAATCTTGATAAAAAAGATAAAAAACTTATAAGGCTAGCATTTGACACTGCACTTGAAGCGCACAAAGATATGCGCAGAAAATCAGGAGAGCCTTACATCTATCACCCTATTGCCGTTGCACAAATTGTTGCTGAAGAAATCGGTCTTCGCTCTGCCATCCCTGTGGTTTGTGCATTGCTGCACGACACTGTTGAAGACACCTATCTTACATTAGAAGACATCAGGGACTTGTTTGGTCCTGTTGCAGAACAGATTATTGATGGTCTGACAAAAATTGCAGGAGTCTTTGATCATACAAGTTCATTGCAGGCAGAAAATTTCAGAAAGATGTTGCTGACATTAAGTGTAGATGTGCGGGTGATACTCATCAAACTTGCAGACAGACTCCATAACATGCGCACCCTCGGCAGTATGGCACGCGACAAGCAGTTGAAAATAGCTTCTGAAACAGCCTACCTCTATGCACCATTGGCTCATCGCCTGGGATTATACAATGTTAAAACAGAGCTTGATGACCTTGCTTTAAAATATACAGAACCTGAAGTTTATAAAAGTATTGCTGATAAACTTCGCGAATCAAAAAGAGAACGTGATAAATTTATTGCAGAATTTATTCATCCAATTAAAGATGAACTAAATCATCAGGGATTTAAATTCGAAATTAAAGGGCGTCCAAAATCCATTCACTCCATCTGGGAGAAAATGAAAAAACAGGGAGTTACCTTTGAAGAAATTTACGACCTTTTTGCTATCAGAATAATTATTGATACACCTCAAAATCAGGAGAAAGCCGATTGCTGGAAAGTTTACTCCATTGTTACCGATAGCTACCGCCCCAATCCTGACAGGCTGCGCGATTGGATATCTACACCAAAATCAAATGGCTATGAAGCGCTGCACACTACTGTTATGAGTGAGCAAGGAAAATGGGTTGAAGTGCAGATTCGCTCGCAGCGCATGAACGAAACTGCTGAAAAAGGTTTTGCAGCACATTGGAAATACAAAGAATCATCACAGGAGTCTGCATTGGATGAATGGCTGACACGCATCAGAGAAATGCTCGAAAATCCGGATAGCAATGCACTTGATTTTGTGGATGATTTTAAACTCAATCTTTTTGCTGACGAAATTTTTGTGTTTACACCTAAAGGCGATTTAAAAACTTTACCTGTTAACAGTACAGCTCTTGACTTTGCCTACGAAATTCACACGGATATTGGCAGCAGGTGTATTGGAGCAAAAATAAATCACCGCTTAGTGCCCATATCACACAAACTCAACAGTGGCGATCAGGTTGAAATTTTAACCTCAGACAAACAACGCCCTAAAGAAGACTGGCTGAGCTTTGTGATTACGGCAAAGGCAAAAGGCCGGATTAAGTCTGCATTAAAAGATGAAAAAAGAATTCTTGGTGAGCAAGGCAAAGAAATTTTCGACCGCAAAATAAAACATCTAAAAATTCCGGCAGCAGAAGTTAATATGAACGACATTTTGTTGTACTACAAACTACCTAATGTGTTGGAGTTGTACTACCGCATTGCAATGGATGCTGTTGACCTGAAACAATTGCGTGAGGCTGTAAATTATAAAGATCAGCGCGTTCGCAATACACGCACAGAGCCCACCTTGGAAGATTTGGTGACGCAGGCCAGAGGCACTTCCGACATGTTGGTGATTGGAGAAAACCTGAATAAAATTGATTATAAACTGTCGCCCTGCTGCAATCCTATTCCCGGTGATGATGTTTTTGGTTTTATCACCATCAATGACGGAATAAAAATACATCGTGTGAATTGCCCCAATGCCATGCAGCTTATGAGTAACTATGCTTATAGGATTGTAAAAGCCAAATGGACAGGTCAGGAACAAATTTCATTTCTGGCAGGCATCAGAATCACAGGTATGGATGATGTTGGCGTTGTCAATAACATCACCAAGGTTATTTCAAGCGAACTAAAAGTAAATATGCGTTCTATCTCTATCGAAAGTAATGAAGGTTTGTTTGAAGGAACCATCATGCTGTTTGTGCACGATACCGAACACCTGACCAAACTGATGAAAAAACTTTCTTCTTTGAGTGGTATATTAAATGTAACAAGAATAACTTAA
- a CDS encoding phage holin family protein, with product MNFLIKLIISTLAVMMVSYILPGVHVQSFGIALMVACIMAFLNALIKPVLILFTLPITIITLGLFLLVINAIIIVITDRLVDGFEVNGFGIALLFSLILSIVTSVMESLAGNGRQ from the coding sequence ATGAATTTTCTTATAAAGCTGATTATCTCAACACTGGCAGTCATGATGGTTTCTTACATCCTGCCGGGCGTTCATGTTCAAAGCTTTGGCATTGCACTGATGGTGGCCTGTATAATGGCTTTTTTAAATGCATTGATCAAGCCAGTTTTAATATTGTTCACGCTACCAATTACAATCATCACCTTGGGTTTGTTTCTACTTGTCATCAATGCCATCATCATTGTAATTACAGACAGACTTGTTGATGGTTTTGAAGTAAATGGATTTGGTATTGCTCTGCTTTTTTCTTTAATACTAAGCATTGTCACTTCAGTTATGGAGTCGCTTGCAGGAAATGGCAGGCAATAA
- a CDS encoding alpha/beta hydrolase: MLKSISLVALMALFVSDAFALNPSKEYKVLPDKYGMTYKEEKIKTPDGAILNAWMFELPKKSTNWIIMSGSGDGNMADNIEIANSFLSAGYNVAMYDYRGYGSSSDFKIDPDLFIYPQFIVDLNAVCDYLRKSRAITKFNLYGKSIGAGLSIGVGANRTETQKVIADGPWVGLEVMKKKIKDKTGKEAVMPFGFDKNHEPMYAMEKPKGIKSLMVIVSPQDNLVNPSDIKQIKGISETYVVKNSPSNAENFTTDKNVYFEKIAKFLSN; encoded by the coding sequence ATGCTTAAATCAATTTCATTAGTTGCCTTAATGGCTTTATTTGTTTCCGATGCGTTTGCACTAAATCCTTCAAAGGAGTATAAGGTACTTCCAGACAAGTACGGCATGACTTATAAGGAAGAAAAAATAAAAACACCTGATGGTGCTATTCTCAATGCATGGATGTTTGAACTTCCCAAGAAATCTACCAACTGGATTATTATGAGTGGTAGTGGTGATGGCAATATGGCTGATAATATTGAAATTGCCAATTCATTTTTGAGTGCAGGATATAATGTTGCGATGTATGACTATCGCGGCTATGGCAGCAGCAGCGATTTTAAAATAGATCCTGATTTATTTATTTATCCTCAGTTTATTGTTGACCTTAATGCTGTATGTGATTACTTGCGTAAATCCAGAGCCATCACCAAATTTAATTTGTATGGCAAATCAATAGGAGCAGGGCTCTCTATTGGAGTGGGTGCCAACAGAACAGAAACACAAAAAGTTATTGCCGATGGCCCGTGGGTAGGTTTGGAAGTGATGAAGAAAAAAATTAAAGACAAGACAGGAAAAGAAGCGGTGATGCCTTTTGGTTTTGACAAGAATCACGAGCCAATGTATGCTATGGAAAAGCCAAAAGGAATTAAAAGTCTGATGGTGATTGTTTCACCACAGGACAATTTGGTTAATCCTTCTGATATAAAACAAATAAAAGGTATCAGCGAAACGTATGTAGTAAAAAACTCACCATCAAATGCAGAGAATTTCACTACAGACAAAAATGTTTATTTTGAAAAAATAGCAAAGTTTTTGTCGAATTGA
- a CDS encoding glycerophosphodiester phosphodiesterase family protein gives MSQDTSFVVYGHRGCRGLMPENTIPAFLKAIELGVLHLELDVVISADSQVVVSHEPWINNETCLMPDSTPLVNYSRGRYNMYQMTYEQIKSYDCGSKFNPKYPGQHKMKTYKPLLDEVIATADSFSCSKTGVMPFYFIEIKSRSDWYGKFQPDPKTMVDLVVKVILQYSERERFIVQSFDKEVLRILHSHYPDITIAALNETQRDAETFFNELGFVTPIYSPWYVFATANTINFCKQHNIKLFAWTVNNDKVFLKLKYGGVQGIITDYPDRYR, from the coding sequence ATGTCACAAGACACATCGTTTGTTGTTTATGGCCACCGCGGCTGTCGTGGCTTGATGCCTGAAAATACCATCCCTGCTTTTTTAAAAGCTATTGAGTTGGGTGTTTTGCATCTGGAGTTGGACGTGGTAATCTCTGCCGACTCGCAAGTGGTAGTCTCGCACGAGCCTTGGATAAACAACGAAACCTGTCTGATGCCTGATAGCACTCCGTTGGTAAATTACAGTCGTGGCAGATACAATATGTATCAGATGACTTATGAGCAGATAAAAAGTTATGACTGTGGCAGCAAGTTTAATCCAAAGTATCCGGGACAGCATAAAATGAAAACCTACAAGCCATTGCTTGATGAAGTGATTGCTACTGCCGATTCATTTTCTTGTAGCAAAACTGGAGTGATGCCTTTTTATTTTATTGAGATTAAAAGTCGAAGCGATTGGTACGGCAAATTTCAGCCCGACCCAAAGACCATGGTTGATTTAGTCGTGAAAGTGATTTTGCAATACAGCGAAAGAGAAAGGTTTATCGTTCAGTCGTTCGACAAGGAAGTATTGCGGATTTTACACTCTCACTATCCTGATATTACCATTGCAGCTTTAAATGAAACACAACGTGATGCTGAAACTTTTTTTAATGAGTTGGGTTTTGTTACACCTATTTATTCACCCTGGTATGTTTTTGCAACAGCCAATACCATTAATTTTTGTAAGCAGCATAACATTAAACTATTTGCATGGACTGTTAACAATGATAAAGTGTTTCTGAAACTGAAATATGGTGGTGTGCAAGGCATCATTACCGACTATCCCGATCGCTACAGATAA